A genomic stretch from Bacillus sp. N1-1 includes:
- a CDS encoding M3 family oligoendopeptidase — MNQTLNKIWDLDSLYNGGSHSPKLKEFITELNHSIDKIINDIHNFKLNTNLSTEQLLNLFKEIQYVMSGSFQVEEFLICLRATNTNDEHVTKMISESAKTKSSVEKLEVEFNQLLTSLSEQTWSKLLENTEVKNYQFHLEERKQKVEDKLPLELEKIIQNLSVNGFSAWGNHYQQLISKLKIPVEIDGKTKQLTIGQAFSEVLFSQDKERRRTIILSYNQVCETQADIFASIINHIIGFRLDVYNQRGWDNVLKESLEQNRISEVTVNTMVAVIKENQNILRHFLKRKAQLAKKDKLAWYDIPISAFNSEQKLSYKEARDIIIHQFYSFSENLGAFAEKAFQEGWVEAEDRTEKMDGAFCASMPLAKESRVFLSFRGHYQDVVTIAHELGHAYHNNILHEMPYFAQQKGTSVAETASTFSENLVLDAAISKASTDKEKLSLLEMKIVAGLTYLGLVPSMYEFEKELYKKRQDGMVSSQEISDIMYKIESNLYGDTLGEFDRYRWMTLSQFYSTEKPFFNIPYTIGYLFSNGIYALSKERGDGFNKQYDALLRDTGRMTVEQLADTYLKKDVTVKSFWENSIKPISEAIEEYIELTNSMI; from the coding sequence ATGAATCAAACATTAAATAAGATATGGGATTTAGACTCTCTTTATAATGGTGGGAGTCACTCTCCAAAATTAAAGGAGTTTATCACAGAACTTAACCATTCCATTGATAAGATCATCAATGATATACATAACTTTAAACTGAACACAAATCTGAGTACAGAGCAATTATTGAATTTATTTAAAGAAATCCAGTATGTAATGAGTGGCTCTTTCCAAGTAGAAGAATTCTTAATTTGCTTACGTGCCACAAATACAAATGATGAACATGTAACCAAAATGATTTCAGAGAGTGCCAAAACCAAATCATCAGTTGAAAAACTTGAGGTTGAATTCAATCAATTACTAACTTCTCTGTCAGAACAGACCTGGTCCAAATTATTAGAAAACACCGAAGTGAAAAATTATCAATTTCATTTAGAAGAAAGAAAACAAAAGGTAGAAGATAAACTCCCTCTTGAATTGGAAAAAATAATTCAAAACCTATCTGTTAACGGATTTTCTGCGTGGGGAAATCACTATCAGCAATTGATATCTAAACTAAAGATCCCTGTTGAAATAGATGGGAAGACTAAGCAACTTACAATTGGTCAAGCGTTTAGTGAGGTTTTGTTTTCACAAGATAAAGAACGAAGAAGAACAATCATTCTATCATATAATCAAGTTTGTGAAACTCAAGCAGATATATTTGCTTCTATCATAAATCACATTATCGGCTTTAGATTGGATGTTTATAACCAGCGCGGGTGGGACAATGTATTAAAAGAATCTCTTGAGCAAAACCGTATTAGTGAGGTAACAGTTAACACCATGGTAGCTGTCATTAAAGAAAATCAAAATATACTGCGCCATTTCTTGAAAAGAAAAGCACAACTGGCCAAAAAAGATAAACTAGCATGGTATGACATTCCGATTAGTGCTTTTAATTCAGAGCAAAAACTCTCTTATAAAGAAGCTAGAGATATCATTATTCATCAGTTTTATTCTTTCAGTGAAAATTTAGGTGCTTTTGCAGAGAAAGCCTTTCAAGAAGGTTGGGTGGAAGCTGAAGATCGCACAGAAAAAATGGATGGAGCATTTTGTGCATCAATGCCACTCGCTAAAGAGAGTCGTGTATTTTTATCCTTTAGAGGTCATTACCAAGATGTTGTAACCATTGCTCATGAACTTGGTCACGCCTACCATAATAACATTTTGCATGAGATGCCCTATTTTGCTCAACAAAAAGGAACAAGTGTTGCTGAGACAGCATCTACTTTTTCAGAAAACTTGGTATTAGATGCAGCAATAAGCAAAGCATCTACTGACAAAGAAAAACTTTCTCTATTAGAAATGAAAATCGTAGCTGGTTTAACATATTTAGGGTTAGTTCCTTCAATGTATGAATTTGAAAAAGAATTATACAAGAAAAGGCAAGACGGTATGGTAAGTAGCCAAGAAATATCAGATATCATGTATAAAATCGAATCCAACTTATATGGTGACACTTTAGGAGAATTTGATCGATATCGATGGATGACGCTCTCTCAGTTTTATAGTACAGAAAAACCATTCTTCAACATCCCATATACAATCGGATACTTATTTAGTAACGGCATATATGCCTTATCCAAAGAGCGAGGAGATGGTTTCAATAAACAATACGATGCCTTGTTACGTGATACTGGAAGAATGACAGTAGAGCAACTAGCAGATACCTACCTCAAAAAAGACGTAACAGTAAAGAGCTTTTGGGAAAACTCTATTAAACCTATTTCAGAAGCAATAGAAGAGTATATTGAACTTACAAATAGTATGATTTAA
- a CDS encoding class I SAM-dependent methyltransferase, which translates to MEKYGADLFKDAASFYSRYRPMYPASLIRFLVKQFSLNGDQNLLDLGSGTGQLTVRFSDWCNKIVGIDIEPEMINEAKRLHQELRVGQIQWFNGTLEQYKELHNDQFTIVTIAKAFHWMDRPRVLEELFDLIPYGGGVAIIDNYDPDKSLEPWQVKLNELIEKWYGKERRAGKSTYTHPIISHEEVISNSKFEVEVHTLPTYEINWTIESILGNLYSTSYGARRFLGNKIEEFEKEVKESLSEFSTTGELRETVNVSVKLGRKKRHA; encoded by the coding sequence TTGGAAAAGTATGGAGCAGATTTGTTTAAGGATGCAGCAAGTTTTTATTCAAGATACAGACCAATGTATCCAGCATCTCTAATAAGGTTTTTAGTGAAGCAGTTTTCGCTTAATGGAGATCAAAACCTCCTTGATCTAGGTAGTGGTACAGGTCAACTTACAGTAAGGTTCTCGGATTGGTGTAATAAAATAGTAGGTATAGATATAGAACCAGAAATGATTAATGAGGCAAAACGTCTTCACCAAGAGTTGAGGGTGGGGCAAATTCAGTGGTTTAATGGAACACTAGAACAATATAAAGAATTACATAATGACCAATTCACTATTGTGACAATAGCAAAGGCTTTTCATTGGATGGACAGACCCAGGGTTTTAGAGGAGTTATTCGACTTAATTCCCTACGGTGGTGGAGTGGCTATCATAGATAATTATGATCCAGATAAATCGCTAGAACCTTGGCAAGTAAAACTGAATGAACTCATAGAAAAATGGTATGGGAAAGAACGGAGAGCAGGTAAATCCACCTATACTCATCCAATTATTAGCCACGAAGAAGTTATATCAAATTCAAAATTTGAAGTGGAAGTACATACTTTACCTACGTATGAGATCAATTGGACGATTGAGTCAATTCTAGGAAACTTATACTCCACTTCCTATGGGGCAAGACGGTTTTTGGGCAATAAAATTGAGGAGTTTGAAAAAGAGGTCAAAGAGTCATTATCGGAGTTTTCTACTACTGGTGAGCTAAGAGAGACTGTAAATGTATCTGTAAAGCTCGGTAGAAAGAAAAGACATGCGTAA
- a CDS encoding EamA family transporter: MESKSAWLLIAIGASLWGVIGIFVTYLYEIGFTPLEVVAMRVLTASIFMVPYVFIKNRHLFKIKVRDSGYFIGTGIISIVLFNWCLFSSMKESSISIAFILLYTAPAFVTILSRIIFKESLTARKVTALMITLIGCSLVIGIFSGSTTSISLYGLIVGLGSGFFYALYSIFGKAALSKYDSLTATVYTFLFASFAIVPFSGLDLRVSSLTDLKVIGLVIGLGFLSTMLPFIFYTKGLQYVESSRASIIATIEPVVASVIAFFIFNESLSTWQYIGMIMVISSVIIVQESKNQKPNCPKQYNRAEA, from the coding sequence ATGGAAAGTAAATCAGCATGGCTACTGATTGCAATCGGAGCTTCACTATGGGGAGTAATAGGGATTTTCGTAACGTACCTTTATGAGATAGGATTTACGCCGCTTGAAGTCGTAGCAATGCGTGTGTTAACGGCTTCCATCTTCATGGTCCCTTATGTTTTTATAAAGAATCGTCATTTGTTCAAAATAAAGGTGAGGGACTCCGGGTATTTCATAGGTACCGGTATTATTAGTATTGTTCTTTTCAATTGGTGTTTGTTCAGTTCTATGAAAGAGTCTTCTATTTCGATTGCATTTATCTTGCTTTATACAGCCCCGGCGTTTGTTACGATTCTATCTCGAATTATCTTCAAAGAATCACTGACCGCTCGCAAGGTCACTGCCCTAATGATTACGTTGATAGGGTGTTCCCTCGTAATTGGAATCTTTTCTGGCTCCACCACGTCCATTTCGCTTTATGGATTAATCGTTGGACTAGGATCAGGATTTTTCTATGCCCTTTACAGCATATTCGGAAAAGCAGCACTTTCGAAATATGACTCATTAACCGCTACGGTGTACACGTTTCTTTTCGCTTCATTCGCAATTGTGCCTTTCAGTGGATTAGATTTGAGAGTTTCTTCTTTGACCGATCTAAAAGTGATAGGACTCGTAATCGGACTTGGCTTTCTTTCTACGATGCTTCCATTCATTTTCTACACGAAAGGTCTTCAATATGTGGAATCAAGCCGCGCCTCGATTATAGCAACCATTGAGCCAGTCGTCGCCTCTGTCATCGCGTTCTTCATTTTCAACGAAAGCTTATCGACGTGGCAATATATCGGGATGATCATGGTGATCAGCTCTGTAATCATCGTGCAGGAATCAAAGAACCAAAAACCAAATTGCCCAAAGCAATATAACCGGGCCGAAGCGTGA
- a CDS encoding type 1 glutamine amidotransferase family protein, with translation MQTKKVFLYVFNTMSDWEYGYLIAELNSGRYFKKDLAPLKVITVGVNKEMITTMGGLSIKPDISLDECILESKDLLILPGGTTWSEEIHQPMLERIGQALKLGTIVAAICGATEGLANMGYLDTRKHTSNNLEYTKMVCPNYKGEKFYELGSAVSDANLITASGIAPLEFAMEVLKKLDVFTTDTLHSWYNLNKTHKPEYFFQLMNSKNS, from the coding sequence ATGCAAACAAAAAAAGTTTTTCTATATGTATTTAATACAATGTCGGACTGGGAATATGGATATTTAATTGCTGAACTAAACTCAGGAAGATATTTCAAAAAAGATTTAGCACCTTTAAAAGTTATTACAGTAGGAGTTAATAAAGAAATGATTACAACTATGGGAGGACTGAGCATAAAACCAGATATTTCCCTTGATGAATGTATTCTTGAGAGTAAAGATCTTTTAATTTTACCAGGAGGGACTACTTGGAGTGAAGAAATTCATCAACCTATGTTGGAAAGAATTGGCCAAGCTTTAAAGCTTGGCACTATTGTTGCTGCAATTTGTGGTGCAACTGAGGGCCTCGCGAATATGGGATACTTAGATACTAGAAAGCATACAAGTAATAACTTAGAATATACTAAAATGGTATGTCCTAACTATAAAGGAGAAAAGTTTTATGAGTTGGGATCTGCCGTATCTGATGCGAATTTAATTACTGCATCAGGAATAGCTCCTCTGGAATTTGCAATGGAAGTACTGAAAAAATTAGATGTATTTACAACAGATACATTACATTCATGGTACAACCTAAATAAGACTCATAAACCTGAATACTTCTTCCAGTTAATGAATTCAAAAAATAGCTGA
- a CDS encoding GNAT family N-acetyltransferase, with protein sequence MYNVVKANITDLDKIVHVDSEVIGNTSRRNLIRNAIEMGCCIVVQETNNIAGFLTYDTNFFECSFISLIIVSPSKRRKGYASLLMEYMINNSPTAKVFSSTNCSNVRMQKVFEANGFIQSGNIENLDEGDPEIIYFNSNY encoded by the coding sequence ATGTATAACGTTGTCAAAGCTAATATTACAGACTTAGATAAGATAGTACACGTTGACAGTGAAGTAATTGGAAACACAAGCAGACGAAATTTAATTAGGAATGCCATTGAGATGGGATGCTGTATAGTAGTTCAGGAAACAAATAATATAGCGGGGTTTTTAACTTATGATACTAATTTCTTCGAATGTTCATTTATATCCCTGATTATTGTATCTCCATCAAAAAGACGGAAGGGATATGCAAGTTTGCTGATGGAATATATGATCAATAATTCTCCTACTGCAAAAGTATTCTCTTCTACTAATTGTTCTAACGTTAGGATGCAGAAAGTATTTGAAGCGAACGGATTTATTCAAAGTGGAAATATAGAGAATTTAGATGAGGGAGACCCAGAGATTATATATTTTAATTCAAATTACTAG
- a CDS encoding phosphotransferase produces MSLSNFEARSPLVLTHGDPHLENIFHYEEQIWFIDWEWAAIGSPLRDITILLQDIYDIELIHFVIKAYWKLLKEKQLNIIEEDYMKDFNYLYIDHITMMLAWEIHKHFQGFTNENSKKKNY; encoded by the coding sequence TTGTCTTTAAGTAATTTTGAAGCGAGAAGCCCTTTGGTCTTGACTCACGGAGATCCTCATTTAGAAAATATATTCCATTATGAAGAGCAGATTTGGTTTATCGATTGGGAATGGGCAGCAATCGGTTCACCACTGAGAGATATAACGATCCTGTTGCAGGATATTTATGACATAGAGTTAATTCATTTCGTAATTAAGGCATATTGGAAACTTTTGAAGGAAAAGCAGCTTAATATTATAGAAGAAGATTATATGAAAGACTTTAACTATCTTTATATAGACCATATAACTATGATGTTAGCTTGGGAAATACACAAGCATTTTCAAGGTTTTACTAATGAAAATAGCAAAAAAAAAAATTACTGA
- a CDS encoding alpha/beta hydrolase: protein MSNGQKINVEGTALYYEYVAMSDSSPTVVFESGYGWALDNWQSIRKEVSTFANVFFYDREGIGKSNNSQKPKHSLQIVENLRNLLRAAGIKPPYLLVGHSFGGVNVRHYASRYPEDVTGLILIDSVHEDQNIEMVPLFTEKVKNEYLGQFFVESSLNEFEESLEQVRGSKLKNIPLIVLTGGTQPHHTSESFDTWMRFQIDLSYLTKTSKHIVVKEAGHAIHIDRPKPVINAIREMVETISYKS, encoded by the coding sequence TTGAGTAATGGTCAAAAGATAAATGTCGAAGGAACAGCGCTTTACTACGAGTATGTTGCTATGTCTGACTCTAGCCCAACGGTTGTTTTTGAATCAGGTTATGGGTGGGCATTAGACAATTGGCAATCCATTAGAAAAGAAGTATCGACTTTTGCAAACGTGTTTTTTTATGACAGAGAAGGTATAGGGAAAAGTAATAATAGTCAAAAACCCAAACATAGTTTACAAATTGTCGAGAATCTAAGAAACCTACTTAGAGCTGCAGGTATCAAGCCTCCATACCTATTAGTAGGACATTCATTTGGTGGAGTAAATGTACGACATTATGCTAGTAGGTACCCTGAAGATGTAACAGGACTAATCCTAATAGATTCAGTTCACGAAGATCAAAATATTGAAATGGTACCTCTGTTTACTGAGAAAGTAAAGAATGAATACTTAGGGCAATTCTTTGTAGAATCTTCGCTAAATGAATTTGAAGAAAGTCTAGAACAAGTTCGTGGAAGTAAACTCAAAAACATTCCTCTTATCGTTCTTACAGGAGGAACGCAACCCCACCATACGAGTGAATCCTTTGACACCTGGATGAGGTTTCAAATTGACCTTTCGTATCTAACTAAAACAAGTAAACATATTGTGGTTAAAGAGGCTGGGCACGCCATCCACATCGACAGACCGAAACCTGTCATAAATGCCATTAGAGAAATGGTTGAGACGATTTCTTATAAGTCATAG
- a CDS encoding permease, with product MIGISIATKWEYEATLEYFGIKENERFGYPYGEYFIRTINDTKLVFYSTGVRKVNGVGGNQYMISKFNLTKVVVAGTCAGIDDKFSNLDILVPDKAVQYDCTVKEIEPLTKQSFIVDIDLSKYGEDFYTGTIGTADKAVVMWKDFLELKENKITIADTEAGAIAYICKKNDVECIIIKGISDFPTDDRNSNKFESNIEQINVYLENTPKVMNKIFGEYLKRFI from the coding sequence ATGATAGGAATAAGTATAGCAACGAAGTGGGAATATGAAGCGACATTAGAGTATTTCGGCATTAAAGAAAATGAACGTTTCGGTTATCCTTATGGCGAGTATTTCATAAGAACAATTAATGATACCAAACTTGTTTTTTATAGTACCGGTGTAAGAAAAGTAAATGGTGTTGGTGGTAATCAGTATATGATTTCTAAATTTAATTTAACTAAAGTAGTCGTTGCTGGAACATGTGCAGGAATAGATGATAAGTTCAGTAATTTGGATATTCTTGTACCCGATAAAGCCGTTCAATATGATTGCACAGTAAAAGAAATCGAGCCACTTACTAAACAATCCTTCATAGTTGATATTGATCTATCAAAATATGGAGAAGATTTTTATACCGGAACAATTGGAACTGCTGATAAAGCAGTAGTTATGTGGAAGGACTTTTTAGAACTTAAAGAAAACAAAATAACAATAGCCGATACAGAAGCGGGTGCAATTGCTTATATCTGTAAAAAGAATGATGTTGAATGTATTATTATTAAAGGAATATCTGATTTTCCAACAGATGATAGAAACTCTAATAAATTCGAATCAAACATAGAACAAATTAATGTTTATTTAGAAAACACACCCAAAGTTATGAACAAGATATTTGGCGAATATTTAAAAAGATTTATATAA
- a CDS encoding GNAT family N-acetyltransferase → MGSESKIIISPLNNELINDINKTNDYFKLHGRVVPSLQSGKWSYKEVLFDETRETRFPDDKLDWSQYINREDKTLFLAYMNNTCIGQIRIIKDWNRFCYIQNIATKKIYRGSGVGKLLLNKAEEWAKQRKLIGMSLEAQDDNLGACRFYVKQGFILGGVDTLKQSFNPNIETTLYWYKLFK, encoded by the coding sequence TTGGGTAGTGAAAGTAAAATAATTATTTCTCCCTTAAATAATGAGTTAATAAATGATATCAATAAGACAAATGATTATTTTAAGTTACATGGTAGAGTTGTCCCCAGTTTACAATCAGGAAAGTGGTCTTATAAAGAGGTTCTTTTTGATGAAACTAGAGAAACACGTTTTCCAGATGACAAACTTGATTGGAGCCAATATATAAACCGAGAGGATAAAACTTTGTTTTTAGCTTATATGAATAATACTTGCATAGGACAAATTAGAATAATTAAGGATTGGAATCGCTTCTGTTATATTCAAAACATTGCTACTAAAAAAATTTATAGAGGTAGTGGAGTCGGAAAGTTGCTCTTAAATAAAGCGGAAGAGTGGGCAAAACAAAGAAAACTTATAGGAATGTCCTTGGAAGCACAAGATGATAATCTTGGTGCATGCAGATTTTATGTGAAACAAGGATTCATACTAGGTGGAGTTGACACACTAAAGCAGTCATTTAATCCTAATATTGAAACCACTTTGTACTGGTATAAGTTATTCAAGTAA